The nucleotide window AGTTCATGATGGTATGGCAGCGATACAGCCGGAAGGGGTCTTCCAGATAATCGAGCCGGGCGCCGGTGCGCTCGTCGCGGCTGTCCTTCAGCCAGCGGGTGGCCTGGAGCAGGGCCGCCGGGCCGAGGTAGCGGTCGCCGTTCCACCAGTAGCTGGGGCAGGAGGTGGAGCAGCAGGCGCACAGGATGCACTCGTAGAGGCCGTCCAGCTTCTCGCGGTCGTCCTTGGCCTGGCGCCACTCCTTCTCGGGGGGCGGGCTGTCGGTCTGCAGCCACGGCTCGATGGAGGCGTGCTGGGCGTAGAAATGGGTGAGGTCCGGCACCAGGTCCTTCACCACCGGCATGTGCGGCAGCGGATAGATGTTGACCACGCCCTTCACCAGCACCTCGTCCATGCCCTTGGTGCAGGCCAAAGTGTTGGTGCCGCCGATGTTCATGGCGCACGAGCCGCACACGCCCTCGCGGCAGGACCGGCGGAAGGTGAGGGTGGGATCGACGGTGTTCTTGATCCAGATCAGGCCGTCGAGAACCATGGGCCCGCAATCCTCGCGGTCGACATAATAGGTGTCGACCCGCGGGTTGCGGCCGTCGTCCGGGTTCCAGCGATAGATGCGGAACTCGGTCAGCTTCTTGGCGCCCTGCGGCTTCGGCCACACCTTGCCGGGCGTGATCTGGGAGTTCTTCGGGAGGGTGAGCTCAACCATGGGACGTCCTGGAACGCTGGAGCGGTAACCGCCCGCAGGATTTCTGGCCATGGCCGCGCGCGGTGGGCATTCCAGCCCGTGCCGCGCGCGGTCGCGATGACACGATCAGTACACGCGCTTCTTGGGCTCGATGTACTGGATGTCGTTGGACAGCGTGTAGGTGTGCACCGGCCGGTCATCGAGACGCACGTTGCCGGTTGCGGTGTCGAAGTAGGCGAGGGTGTGCTTCATCCAGTTCACGTCGTCGCGATCCGGGAAGTCCTCGCGGGCGTGGCCGCCACGGCTTTCCTTGCGGGCGCTCGCGCCCTCCATGGTGACGATGGCCTGGGCGATGAGGTTCTCGAACTCCAGCGTCTCGATGAGGTCCGAGTTCCACACCAGCGACCGGTCG belongs to Xanthobacter autotrophicus Py2 and includes:
- a CDS encoding succinate dehydrogenase and fumarate reductase iron-sulfur protein (TIGRFAM: succinate dehydrogenase and fumarate reductase iron-sulfur protein~KEGG: sme:SMc02466 probable succinate dehydrogenase iron-sulfur protein) — translated: MVELTLPKNSQITPGKVWPKPQGAKKLTEFRIYRWNPDDGRNPRVDTYYVDREDCGPMVLDGLIWIKNTVDPTLTFRRSCREGVCGSCAMNIGGTNTLACTKGMDEVLVKGVVNIYPLPHMPVVKDLVPDLTHFYAQHASIEPWLQTDSPPPEKEWRQAKDDREKLDGLYECILCACCSTSCPSYWWNGDRYLGPAALLQATRWLKDSRDERTGARLDYLEDPFRLYRCHTIMNCAQACPKSLNPAKAIAEIKKMMVERQI